The sequence below is a genomic window from Chaetodon trifascialis isolate fChaTrf1 chromosome 18, fChaTrf1.hap1, whole genome shotgun sequence.
ttAGATTTCCACATCGATGTCCCAGATGTTTCCCACCATGGCGTTGGCGCATCCCTGCAGGCTCCAGGTGGCCAGGGCCAGCTGGGTGTGGAGCTGCTCCATGTCGGTGGTTTCAGCGATGGATGCCAGCGTGTGGGAGCCGCGACCCAGCAGGAGGTGACGGAAGGGAGTCTCGACGGGGGACACGTATGGAGACAGGAGGGTGTGCTCAACCTGGGATGACAAATAGAAGCTGTGACACATCTGTGAGCTGCTGAGACGTTTAAATGTTAAAGCTCCTTTTTGCTTATTCTCTAACCAGACTTCTGTTTTGAAATTGGGCATTTTGCTAATTGTGCTAAATGGAAAAAGGATTTTATAGAAAAAGCACTGGTACACAAACTGTTCAATAGTCCCACAGGAAAATATTCTGATGACAATCACTCTGCAAATGGCTCATTAGTCACATTCTCCCTGTTCTTCCTACACTTGATTGGTTTGTAGGCGTGTGTGCATCTGACGGCGGCATGTTTTCACGTGCTGCCGCAGATGCTCACTTCCTGCCAATTGGTCTGAAAATCAGAAGCATCCCAAAAAATACTTTCACACTGGAAACTAAAGGAACCATCGTTCATCTTTACCTGGACCGAGaccaccctaaccctaaacctaaccctggTCCAGGTGAGGTTTCACACCTCTTATTTTAGTCTGGACCAAACGGGGTGAACAGGCCCGAAGTCAGGGATCAATGAGCTTTGCTGCCAACCAGGTTTACATCCCTGCAGCCGAAGCTACAACAGGCACACAACAGACCGAGCAAGCAATCAGTCTCTCCCCCTTTTTGGATTAAAGTGTTAGCATCAATGAAACGCTCAGCACTGTCACTGGCGAATCACAGATGATTATCTGTGGATGGTTTTCTGAGTTCAAACAGACTGACTTTCCTCTGACATACTGACCTCAAACCAGCGTTCAGACTCAGAGCTCGCTGTAGTTTGGACTGTGGTCTGTTAGCGTGAGCTGCTAGCACGGTCTGAAAGCGACACCCACACTGAGCAGGGTTTAAAAAGTGAAGTCAGaggttttaaaatgtacttgtgattaaaaatgtggatattttgATTATAAATTAACAGTTCATCcactgtttttaacaaaagAACCATCTCCAACCAGgcgatgtgtgtgtttcttaatATGAGTGTAATTTTGAATAAAGTGATGCACTCTGCCTTTAATCAACATTTAAAATCCGTCTGTGAGGAGGGGTCACAGACCACGTCTTACCCTCATGATCCTGTCGTTGAGGATCCGACAGGCCTCCTTGTCGTTGAGGTCAGTGTTGATGATGGCGTCGCTGATGCTGCTCGCAGCTCGCTGGAAGGAGCCCCGTGCTCGGTTTAGCCAGGTGGGACTCACTCCCTTCAGCTCACCAGACTGCAGAACAAAGAGTTATAACATTATGTATTACGTCTGCAGGTCTTTATTTCAAGATATCAAAAGACCAAAACAGGACCAAACGAGAGCACGGAGAGGTGTGCGGCAGACCTGTGAGAGCTGGCTGACGCGTTTGTAGACGCGGCTCACAGCCTTGCTGAGGACGCTGCTGTACGGGCTCACGTTCAGGCTGAGCAGGTGGTCATGGATCAGCCGCAGAGCCATCTGGCCGGCGAACTGCGCCGCCACCACCGTCATTTCGCTGGTGTGATGGTTGGTTTCGTAATCCAGGTGATCCTTGCTGTCCAGGTTGGTGCCGTAGTAAGTGTAGGTCTCAGTCTTCAGACGCAAAAACACACGAGTCAACGACAGCgaaacagcagcagttatcAGTAAAtatcagctttttgttttgcatcaagACTCACGTTGGGGGAGATGAAgtggaaagagatggagggaatcCCAGAGAAGGCCAGGAAGGGATAGGCAGGGTCGTCCATGGCCATTGGCCTCAGTCTGGACACACAGAAACGGCTGAGTATCAAACCTCATGTGAAAGTAGAACCAATCAAACACCTGCCTTCACACACGGCCCATCTACTTACGTATTGGCTTCCCAGTTACTTTTTCCCATCATGTCGTACACCGTGCCAGAACCGAGAGGACTATTCACCTGTGTGTACGAGGCAAAGTGAATGCAAACACTGCAGGTTTGTGCAGAAATGCATCAACATTCAGTGAGGCGTTGTTGTTGTGCCGTTACCTTTTTCATCGTGTTCTCCAGGAGGCTGTAGAGCAGCGGACTCGCCGAGGCCATGAAGCTCCCACGACCttgagaggagacagacacgGTCAGCGGACTGTCACTGAAAAAGGTCTGAGGTAAACTGCAGGTGTGAGCTGTACTCACCCATGACCACTCCATCCAGGCTTATGTAGGTGAAAACGCTTTTGTCAATAGAGGACATGTAaccctgaaaacaaacagacatgttgaaagcaaacatctgcagcaccgCAGAGATGTTCTGCCCTACATCCACATGAGCGTCATCTAGTTCTTACCTCCAACCACTCGGTGGCGCCAACACTTCCGTACTCTCCAGCACTCCAGCTTGCAAACACCAGGCTCCTCCTGGGCCTGAACCcgtctgacagagagaaaacaatgaaGAGTTTAAGTTTCTGATCCCAGTAAAGATTACTGAGAGTAAAATCAACATGAAGCAAGAAGATATCCAGGATAAATGTTCCCCATCACTCAGATCAGAGGCTCATTAAGAGTCTGAACTGGAGGACTgattacagcaaaaaaaaaaacctgtttcaCTCTTCATACGAGCGCCTGCGACCTCATGGGACAGTCCCATCAACAGTGATGAGACCTTCCCACCACTGCTCGTACATGAAGGAATgtaaacagctgctgtaaacacaGTCTGGTCTCATTTTGACTAGTGATGCAGTGGTGATATCAAGAGGAGAAAGTCAAACCGTAAACCGAAACCCACAGCCTACGGATCAACAGCGGGACTCTCGTCTGTACCTCGGAGCGACCTTAAAACTCTCACTAAtagcacaaacactgtgtgAACGGTGGAGGAGAGACTGAACATTGCTGGTGTCATCCTAAAGCGTTAATGTTCAAATAATACAATGAAGaccagaaatgtgaaaataataaagCCTCCTACATGGTCCCTGTTAATCTCTGCTAATCCCTTGCATGTTTTGTACAATGTGAAGCGTAAACGTGTTACCTTTCTCCACCATCTCTCGAACAGCTCTGGCCAGCTCTAACAGCACGGAGGTGCCCACGGTGGCTTTGGCGTAACCTTTTCCCCAGGCGTCTCTCTGAGCTCCCAGCACGACGTATCGATCTGCAGATTCACATCCAGACGCAGAGAACATTTAGACGTACGGCGAAGACAAAAGGATCCCGCTTCAGGTGATTAAAAGTCAGCCGTACCGGGATCAGTGAAGCCTTTGATGACGCCGAACACATTGTGGATCTCCCTGTTGACCAGCACGTTGTTCACCTCCACAGTGACGTTCTCGCTGCCTCCCAGTCTGTACGCCAGCGAGCTGAAGCCGCCTTTAAAACCACTGCTCGCGTCCGACTCAGGACCGCCGATTTTCCTGAGAGGACAGACGTACGAAACGCGAAATGACGGGTCTGTTCTATCTGTTCATGTaagagtgtgcgtgcgtgcgtgcgtgcgtgcgtgcgtgcgtgcgtgcgtgtgcaggGGGCCGTACTGTAGAAGAGCTACAGCCATGTTGGCGGTGATCGTCTGGGCTGGGATTTTGGGGAGGCCAGACGACTCAGTTGGGGGGAACTGAGTATGGTTGAAGGAGGGAAATCCAGGCGTGTAGGGGTCCCCTGAGCCCAGATGGACCTGAAACAAAATCAAGATACGAGACACAATGTGATGTCGTATCGAGTGGCTTCAAACAGAGCGTGGGCAGCCAGCTGCGCGTGCATACGTACATGTCCGTAGAGAGGCGTGCCCGCTAGATACTTGTAATCTTCAACATCGGGGTAGATGAGAACAGCAGAGGCCCCCTTCGTGGCAGCATTGTCCACCTGGAGGAACAACCAGAAACACGAAGCTTTTAGCGAAAGCTAACAGGGCGACACGAGGAACGTGAAGGCGTCAAACCGGCTCTCACCTGCTCCGCAAAACTGATCTTTCCAGTTCGGAGCAGCAGCACGCTGCCTTTCAGCTCAAcgctcttcttctgcagaacATCCAGGTCCTCCTGACGGCCGTAGTTTCCGTACACGAGCTTCCCCTACGAGCACAAACACGAGTCAGGCAGGCCGCTGGTTATCTGGCCTGAAAGAGTTCTACTTTGAGCGAATTCAAACAAGGAACAAAACATTTCTCGCTTCGACTGAAAGTTTTCACTCACCTCAACTTTCCCACGAGCACTGTAGGCCAGATACCCTGTCGGCGTGAAGACATCGGAACCGAAAAGGACACGGTTTGGACGCTCGCTGCCAAAAAGAGACGAAACTTTATTGAACTGTTTCCTCAAGCCGAAAAGGCAAACAACGTACGCATTATaaaagaggaaggggaggacGATCGCCCGTCAAAATAAATAACCGTTCATGATAAATATAGAGACTTCAAAATGATAACAACCTCACTAAAAGCTGGAGCGTTGGTTCGTCTTTCAGCCTCCTTCGAGCAGCAGGAGGTGCTCGTTAATCCACACTCATTTCTAAAGACTGTCTTCAGTTATGATGCTTTGGGGAAACACCTCCTCATCTTCAGAGGGTTCATAAGATGGATTTTAAGATCATCTTCGCCTTAAGAAGCTTTCGGGGAACAAAGCTCTGGTGCGCATTTCCTGATAATAATCCCCTTAAGTAAATATTTGTCTGCTACTCCGTGGAAATGGTTTGTTATTCAtattctcctctgctgtctccacTTTGTTGCCTGTACTTATACATATCCTTGTAATTAATAACAAACTGTATAGTTCTTTTATGGGAAGTGTTTGAGGAACATGCAAGAAAATTATTCTGAAATTACAGACCCATAAAATAGAGCTTAGATGCAGagtttttcacagtaaaagcataaaaacacctgaaaacagctgaataaaATACTCCTTTGACTCTGTGATGGTCATATACAGTAAGATGCgagaaaagaataaatataaataagGTACCCAATCAATAAATCAGGAATATACATAAAGCCTCTCTCTGACTTTAAAATATAGCGCCCCCAACAGGCCAACAGGcaaaactgtgacattttaaggaaaaatcccccaaataaaataatcagaatCAATTCATTCATCAAGAGCAGTAAAGATGTGTCATTTCAACCTGTCTGGCATCTGCAGCTGAACGTAGTGGATGTCGTTCCAGGGATCCATCTCCAGCTGCGTGAATTTGTCAAAGATGCTGTTCGCCAGACTGATGTCTTCCTCGCTTCCTGCTGAACGTCTGGGCAGATCATAgtccctgcagagaaacaaacgTCCACAGATTACTCAGCAGCTTTCTCTTGAACCGATAACCAGCTCTGCCTTAAATGTCAGTCCTCGTTTCACAAGTACATGACGACAAACACGCTATCGAAATGACAAAACACTCGACTCGTGAATCGCCCCCAAGCTTGAATATGACCTTAAAATACAGAGATGGAGTAATCTGTGCAGCAATTAAGACCAAAACCCACCCAGATAGTATCTGCTGAGTGAGATCGTTACATTTAATTTTAATCTCCGTGAGGCCGTTGGTGGTTCTTTGGGTAAGCCTCATCCTTGTTGGGTATTATCTCTTACGTAATCACATTCATTGTAACCTTcccctgttttgtttgtattgtctGGCTGTCTGCAGCGTGATGCTCTCATCCACTTCATTCATACTTACGAGTTCATACTCTCTCtaactctcactctcacacacacacacaggaggccAAAACTGCACTAGCAGGTGTCTGTACAGAAAGGCGTGTCGCCTTCAGTATGACGTAGAGCCGAGTGTGTTTTCAGGGTGTGAGCACGAACGGCGTACCTCAGAGTTTTGTCAAAGGCCTGGCTGGTGAGTTTCTGCTTGAGGAGCTGGGTGATGTCCTTCCAGTCCAGCTGAAGTTCAGCAGCTGGTGCCACAGCTGGAGTGCTTTCCAGTTGGTTTTCAGTTTGCAGCTCTGGGGCACAGTTCGGCCGCTCCGCCTGAGGTTTGCGGTGGCTGACGTAGCCGATCATGTAGCCTGGAGGAGAAGCAGTGCAGACACGCAGAACtgctttaaaaagcagctttctgaCTGGTAACTTTGCTGAGTGGACCACATGCCTCCTGTTCTCAGACCTCTACAAAATACACCTCTGACCCGCTGAACCATCCCAACCTCTCTGGTTGTCTGGGGCAGGCGagctttaaaatgtctttaGGCTGAGTGACAACAACGATCGTGACAGTTTCTCCAATAACATCTTGGTTGTAATGTCTCAGACTGCCAATCAGCGCGATGAGCGGTGGCGAGTTGTTATGATTTACACAGACTAAAGTCTGAGAGCAGAAGCCCGACAGTTAGAGAGCTGTTACAACATCAGAATATGCTGGCGACCGTGAAAAgtccttcaggcatttggtgagaggattcaggacatgaaaagcaaacaaaatgagCTGAGCATGTTTGCTGTTTAACGCGTAACCCGCCCAAAAGACTGACAACCTACAGCAcgaaatcattgagctgcaaagcaacaacctgctaCTGTGAGCAGCTCAAAGAGAAGCGTTCGCAGGGGAGTGTAATATATTTGTTTAGTAATTCATGttataaaaatttaaaaaggtACTTGATAGGAGAAAAGTTCCCACCCCTGATTCAGAGGGGAATGTTGCcataaaaaatgacttaaaggATGATAACAATGAGCCCGGCCTACCGGTGACAAATATGAGCAGGGTTCCCAGGACCAGGTAACAAAGGTTACGCCGGCTTTGACGCGGAGGTGCTGGCCTGAAGCTCGGGGACCCCCCAGCATGGCCCTCGGCGTCTGCGGCGTCATCTGTGGCATCGTCGGACAGTTTGACCTCGACGTGTCTCTCTCCGTCCTCCACCGGCTGCAGAGTAAACCTGCTGTACCGCTCATTCTTAATCTAGACAGAGAAAAGACGAATGGAAACTATGAGAGCAATGCGGTCCTGATCCCAAAGCTGCACAGGAGGACGGGCGGCCGAGACTCACAGAAGTCctattattttgaaaagttttcGATATCAGACACCGCACAATGGAGCACAATGTTACTTTCTATTCAGCCAGTTTAATTGGTTGATTCCAgatacaaaaaataataaaaacctgttgaaaaagaagaagtaaACACTCACCATGCTGTTGAATGCAGACCTGATTCGATCCATGTTGCTGTTATTctgaaaacagagagcagacGGAGGAGATGAGGCTGTGAGTGGTAAATAGGCAAAGCTAATGCGGAGGGAAAGATGACAGTCCACAGGAAcacaggagggaggggaggggaggggaggggaggggaggggaggggaggggaggggaggggaggggaggggaggggaggggaggggatgTGTGGTGAGTCAGGTTTCTAACAGAGCCGCCATTCAGATGACCAGTAAGGCTTCCCGAAGGTCTGCAGGGTGGAGGGTGTTTTCTCTGTAAACAGGCAGACCGTTATTGGCTGAGGGAGAAACCTAAATAGGACTGACggcattaaaaacattattttatatacagcacaaagtgtgtgtgtgtgtgtgtgtgtgtgtgtgtgcattcatgtatCATAATGTGtataatgctgtgtgtgtgcattcatgtatCCTGTGTTCCTGTGGACTgtcatatttctttatttctgtttaacaTTTAGAAACACCGTACCACAACCATATGAAACTTGTGCTCCGAGTTATTTTTGTTGCCCTGAATATTTGGGATTATTCTGGACAGTTAAGAAaccaaatgagagaaaaaaaaaggttttacaaGGACAATGACAAAGCGATAATCATTGTCATTAAGGGTTTGTGTTTCAATGCAAAATATCGAAGACATGACATTGAAGAACTGGTCTGACCGTCACtctacacacaaaaacacacacacttcaaaacaCGAGGAGGATAATTCCTGGAAAGTTCGACCTTCAGGATTGTTTCCACATCATACCAACAACAGGTTTGTTgtgttctttgtttctttgataAACATGTCAGGTGCAGACGGCGCTGAGGCGTCAGTCGCCGCTTAGGAAGACGTGTCTGTTCCAACTGACAAGCGGCGGGTTCCCCTCGCCCTCCCCAACGTCCTCTCAGGTAAATCTTCTTCCTCATAGGACGTGACTGatgcaacctctgagcctacTGGTTAATGAAGCCACTTCCTCGTTTACTGAACAGAAGCAGGAAATAAACTGGCTCTTCCTCAATAGATGAGACATTTTCACACAATGCAGATTCTTTAGATATTATATTTACTGTGATCCtgtgaacagaaaaacacagaaattctCATATTCAACTATTTTAATTGATGCAATTTGTGTTCTGAAAAAATAATTGATTGATTtctgaaatcattgagctgttTCAGCTCAAATGATCAGTTGATTAATCTGCAACCATCTTCACAATTTCTGCAATTTTTaagctaaaatgtaaaaacatttgcagcttCCTGCTTCTCGCAtgttaagttttttttgttttatgagaCAGTAAACTGGATATCTTTGAGTTTTAGGCTGTTGGTTGAACAAAATACAGCAGCTAGTTGAATATGTCACTTTAAAATGGCCATTTCTCATCAATTAAcccagaaaatgacagaaaacagtaaaaaaaaaaaaaaaaaaggttcatcaCAATTTCGCAGAGGCCAAAGTAATGCAAATATATATGTAGTCTACAATATATTTTGATTTGTCAAAtatcaaaatagctgccatTATATTTTCTATAAATCAATACGATGAATCGATCGTTCAGCTCAAGACAACTGTTTCATAAGCATTTAATCCTCATTAGAATATCTATCTTGTAAGTTTTTCTTTAATATTCTACCTCAATATCAGTGTCGACCTCAAAAATCCAGAATCATGTCCGCCTGTCCTTCAACCAgaccttcaaaataaatataaaattatAGCAAACCCCTCgtgagcagcatcagcagctggtttttaaataaatatataaaacagtGTCATAGATGCCAGCGGACTGAGCAGTTGGGGAGTGGTCGCATCCTGTCAGGACTCCACATGTGAACTCTTCCTCTGTCGAACATCTCCTCCACACatattttaacatgtttctgGATGTCTAACCAGATATTAACGATTGTTTCTGATTTTAGAGGAGAGAGTTTAGTGTTTCTGGGGGCCTGAATATTCCTCCATAACGCACTTATTCACACTTCACAAAGCAGAGgatgaaacacatttcatacTGAAAGCCAAATGTTTTGCAGATGAGTAAAGGTGGCTCTCTAACGAACACAAACGttacaggcagaggagaggtgaCATTTGCAGCATCTTGTaagtaagctagttagctacACGTTTGGTGTCCTCTGCGTCTTTTCGTTTGACGGAAGGCTTAAATTGATGTAAAAGGCAAAGCAGCTCAACAagaagctgctttttaaagTAATATGTGAACAACAGACCAGTCAGTTCTTGTTATCTCACCTTTCGCGCTCAGTCACCCCGCGTCTTCTTGCTAGTAGCCTCCTCAGCACCGGTGCCCTTATACGTGTTACGGCACTTCCGCCTACGTCATTGCGCAATCACACGTACACGCTGCTTAGAGACGGAGGTCACCGGCACGTTAAGAGGAGTAattcaagtacatttactgaactGGCTGAACAAGGGGTTTAACGCAACCAGGAAATAACATCTGGAGGGGCAAAACCACCACACACCTTGTTCCTCTGAATACATGATTAAATAACTTCATTGTATAGACATATTTTTGGAGCCTCTCCAGAACAGTCTTTGCTAATTAAGGATGCTTGACAGActaaaaaaaagactttaattCTGTTCAAAAAACTTgtaaggaaataaaaaataaaaaaataagaataatttgCAAAAATTGCAAATTAGAAATTACACATCAGAGAAACAAAAATACACTTATATTCcgtgattttatttatttatttatttttaaggacatttgctttgtttgggGAGAGCTCAACTCTAGTCCAGCAAAAAGTTTCCACTTTAATTATTTTACAAGTTATGTATTGCtttatattgcattatataACATTCTTTATTATATCTTTATATCTTTCTTtatatctttattttatttttagatcATTTTTGTACAAGTGTATTTTCTTGGGAATATGTACAGTttttacattgtgttttatttattaattcaaAGATTTCTTGATTGTAAAGTAGTCTTTACAATCTTATTTGTAATACCCCTGAAATCTTATTTTCAGGGGTATTAAAAAGAGCAGCGTTCCTGAGGCAGTAGCTATACAGGTAGTGGTGGTTTGTATTTGGGGGACCCCCGGTTGTCGCTTAGGGCTCCAAATCATTCAGAAACGAACGGCCGTGGTTCAGTAGGTGGAGTTAAAGACAATAATCACACATGAGCTGTTGGTGCCTCTGACCTTCTTATGGCACTAATTCCTCAAGGTAAGACGACTCTGAATTGTTGGCCAACAGCATTTAATCCTGTTTGTCTGATTGTAATCATTCACTCTTGTTCCTTTTGTCAAAACAAGGAAGAGAACAAACTGAGTGTATTCAAGTTGGACGTGTTTCGAGTCGTTCTGCTGCAATAACAGAAAGTGAAGAAGACACCGCTACAGTGTTTTTTCGATCAATAATCCCCTCATATGCAAAATGATTCACCTGTtcctaccaccaccaccacatccTGGGGGGAGAGATTTACTGTAGTATGACTTCACCCTGCGGTGGTATCACAGGTGGTTTTTGTGTCAGTGCAAACTGGTGCAGAGGTGAACTGTGACAAATGTGGGCATATAGAGATGCTTGAGTCGGTAACTGCACATAAGGGACTGCATGAAAATTCAGGGGGAGatgatttttcttttgatgCCCCAGATTTATGTTTAATCTCATCCTTTTCTGGAGAAGAGTTGCgtcaaacacagcaaacagtgtCACGACTGCCAGCTGCAGTACCTACTGTAGGAAGCTCATCATCTCATTACGGGCATGTGTGAGCTTTAGTAAAAACGTCTTTAatctaaatgaatgaatcatttttcaCTGATTAATCCAGCCATCTGTTTTCTATCACTCATCCTGGTCCAAGTCGCACTGATTTAATTAACTACATCattgtaaatgtaattttttttacacctttattacaagaaatgcagctcaaggTACCTTACAACAATGCAATACATTAATTAGTagaaataagacaaaaataaggatgaaaaggacaaaaataagGAGGAAACCATTTTTCAACAGCCTGCTTCACATTATTTCCCACTATACACATCTAGAGTTAACCTATAGTATAATGCAGTCTCAGCAGAACCCAGTCTGTTCTAATGATGGCTGAAGCAACACTGTTAAGGTGCTTGAGCTTGAAATCAGGGTTTTGTGCAGAAATTAAGGGGATGgctttgcagtttttttctcaGTCAAGTGGATTATCTAAACTGAACAGAACTGTGAAGAAGACTGCTTTTTTAACAAAAGCCAAACATAAGGTTCAGCCCCCGTCTTCACACCAATAACGTTCATACAGACTCTAAAATGACTTGAACGCAGCTTTGCAGACACCATCAAGCAACAAATGTGTgcaagagagggatggaggtgCTAGAAATAGTGTCTCTGCAGCTTGcatttctcactgtgtgtgtggtcgtGTGTttcaacatgtacagtatgtggcaaAATTTAATTGGGCCTGGCCACGTCATGCAGTAGCAGCACTGT
It includes:
- the tfr1b gene encoding transferrin receptor 1b encodes the protein MDRIRSAFNSMIKNERYSRFTLQPVEDGERHVEVKLSDDATDDAADAEGHAGGSPSFRPAPPRQSRRNLCYLVLGTLLIFVTGYMIGYVSHRKPQAERPNCAPELQTENQLESTPAVAPAAELQLDWKDITQLLKQKLTSQAFDKTLRDYDLPRRSAGSEEDISLANSIFDKFTQLEMDPWNDIHYVQLQMPDSERPNRVLFGSDVFTPTGYLAYSARGKVEGKLVYGNYGRQEDLDVLQKKSVELKGSVLLLRTGKISFAEQVDNAATKGASAVLIYPDVEDYKYLAGTPLYGHVHLGSGDPYTPGFPSFNHTQFPPTESSGLPKIPAQTITANMAVALLQKIGGPESDASSGFKGGFSSLAYRLGGSENVTVEVNNVLVNREIHNVFGVIKGFTDPDRYVVLGAQRDAWGKGYAKATVGTSVLLELARAVREMVEKDGFRPRRSLVFASWSAGEYGSVGATEWLEGYMSSIDKSVFTYISLDGVVMGRGSFMASASPLLYSLLENTMKKVNSPLGSGTVYDMMGKSNWEANTLRPMAMDDPAYPFLAFSGIPSISFHFISPNTETYTYYGTNLDSKDHLDYETNHHTSEMTVVAAQFAGQMALRLIHDHLLSLNVSPYSSVLSKAVSRVYKRVSQLSQSGELKGVSPTWLNRARGSFQRAASSISDAIINTDLNDKEACRILNDRIMRVEHTLLSPYVSPVETPFRHLLLGRGSHTLASIAETTDMEQLHTQLALATWSLQGCANAMVGNIWDIDVEI